A portion of the Haemorhous mexicanus isolate bHaeMex1 chromosome 3, bHaeMex1.pri, whole genome shotgun sequence genome contains these proteins:
- the POLR1C gene encoding DNA-directed RNA polymerases I and III subunit RPAC1 isoform X1 codes for MAARRCTDEMRDRVVLGEFGVRNVHTTDFPGNYPGYEDAWDQRRFEEAFRVDVIREEEDTLEFDMVGIDAAIANAFRRILLAEVPTMAVEKVFVYNNTSIVQDEILAHRLGLIPIRADPRLFEYRNQGDQEGTEIDTLQFQLKIKCKRNPQAAKESSDPDELYFNHKVYSKHMTWVPLGNQTDLFPDADFRPVHDDILIALLRPGQEIDVLMHCVKGIGKDHAKFSPVATASYRLLPDITLLQPIEDEAAETLQKCFSPGVIEIQNINGKKVARVANARLDTFSREVFRHEGLKNLVRLARVRNHYIFSVESTGILPPDVLVSEAIKILMGKCQRFLNELDSVSME; via the exons ATGGCGGCCCGGCGGTGCACGGACGAGATGCGGGACCGCGTGGTGCTCGGCGAGTTCGGCGTCCGCAAC GTCCACACCACCGACTTCCCCGGGAACTACCCCGGCTACGAGGACGCCTGGGACCAGCGGCGCTTCGAGGAG GCGTTCCGCGTGGACGTGATCCGTGAGGAAGAGGACACCCTGGAGTTCGACATGGTGGGCATCGACGCCGCCATCGCCAACGCCTTCCGCCGCATCCTGCTCGCCGAG GTGCCAACGATGGCTGTAGAGAAGGTCTTTGTGTACAACAACACATCCATTGTGCAGGATGAAATTCTGGCTCATCGGTTGGGCCTCATCCCTATCCGAGCTGACCCTCGGCTCTTTGAGTACAGAAACCAAG GAGATCAGGAAGGCACTGAAATTGATACTCTGCAGTTTCAGCTGAAAATCAAATGCAAACGAAACCCTCAGGCTGCCAAGGAATCATCTGATCCCGATGAACTATATTTCAATCATAAAG TGTACAGTAAACACATGACGTGGGTGCCCTTGGGGAATCAGACAGACCTTTTTCCAGATGCTGACTTCCGACCTGTTCACGACGACATCCTCATTGCACTGTTGCGACCCGGACAGGAAATAGATGTGCTTATGCACTGTGTCAAGGGTATAG GTAAGGATCATGCCAAGTTTTCTCCCGTGGCCACAGCCAGCTATCGACTGCTCCCTGACATTACTCTCCTACAGCCTATCGAGGATGAGGCAGCTGAGACATTGCAGAAGTGCTTTTCCCCTGGAGTCATTGAGATCCAGAATATCAATG GAAAAAAGGTGGCAAGAGTAGCCAATGCACGGCTGGACACGTTCAGCAGAGAAGTTTTCCGACATGAGGGTCTGAAAAACCTTGTGCGCCTGGCAAGAGTACGGAACCATTACATCT TTTCCGTGGAGTCAACGGGTATCTTGCCTCCAGATGTGCTGGTGAGTGAAGCCATCAAGATCCTGATGGGAAAGTGTCAGCGTTTCCTCAATGAGCTGGACTCTGTGTCTATGGAGTGA
- the POLR1C gene encoding DNA-directed RNA polymerases I and III subunit RPAC1 isoform X2: MAARRCTDEMRDRVVLGEFGVRNVHTTDFPGNYPGYEDAWDQRRFEEAFRVDVIREEEDTLEFDMVGIDAAIANAFRRILLAEVPTMAVEKVFVYNNTSIVQDEILAHRLGLIPIRADPRLFEYRNQDQEGTEIDTLQFQLKIKCKRNPQAAKESSDPDELYFNHKVYSKHMTWVPLGNQTDLFPDADFRPVHDDILIALLRPGQEIDVLMHCVKGIGKDHAKFSPVATASYRLLPDITLLQPIEDEAAETLQKCFSPGVIEIQNINGKKVARVANARLDTFSREVFRHEGLKNLVRLARVRNHYIFSVESTGILPPDVLVSEAIKILMGKCQRFLNELDSVSME; the protein is encoded by the exons ATGGCGGCCCGGCGGTGCACGGACGAGATGCGGGACCGCGTGGTGCTCGGCGAGTTCGGCGTCCGCAAC GTCCACACCACCGACTTCCCCGGGAACTACCCCGGCTACGAGGACGCCTGGGACCAGCGGCGCTTCGAGGAG GCGTTCCGCGTGGACGTGATCCGTGAGGAAGAGGACACCCTGGAGTTCGACATGGTGGGCATCGACGCCGCCATCGCCAACGCCTTCCGCCGCATCCTGCTCGCCGAG GTGCCAACGATGGCTGTAGAGAAGGTCTTTGTGTACAACAACACATCCATTGTGCAGGATGAAATTCTGGCTCATCGGTTGGGCCTCATCCCTATCCGAGCTGACCCTCGGCTCTTTGAGTACAGAAACCAAG ATCAGGAAGGCACTGAAATTGATACTCTGCAGTTTCAGCTGAAAATCAAATGCAAACGAAACCCTCAGGCTGCCAAGGAATCATCTGATCCCGATGAACTATATTTCAATCATAAAG TGTACAGTAAACACATGACGTGGGTGCCCTTGGGGAATCAGACAGACCTTTTTCCAGATGCTGACTTCCGACCTGTTCACGACGACATCCTCATTGCACTGTTGCGACCCGGACAGGAAATAGATGTGCTTATGCACTGTGTCAAGGGTATAG GTAAGGATCATGCCAAGTTTTCTCCCGTGGCCACAGCCAGCTATCGACTGCTCCCTGACATTACTCTCCTACAGCCTATCGAGGATGAGGCAGCTGAGACATTGCAGAAGTGCTTTTCCCCTGGAGTCATTGAGATCCAGAATATCAATG GAAAAAAGGTGGCAAGAGTAGCCAATGCACGGCTGGACACGTTCAGCAGAGAAGTTTTCCGACATGAGGGTCTGAAAAACCTTGTGCGCCTGGCAAGAGTACGGAACCATTACATCT TTTCCGTGGAGTCAACGGGTATCTTGCCTCCAGATGTGCTGGTGAGTGAAGCCATCAAGATCCTGATGGGAAAGTGTCAGCGTTTCCTCAATGAGCTGGACTCTGTGTCTATGGAGTGA